The Gilliamella apicola genome window below encodes:
- a CDS encoding DUF4132 domain-containing protein: MKTTEQLSINSNGSKQLINTIFKPLSELDKSLPERVTQYILHGDEIDVLADLDKLCQKSANVDKIYELLRGPADLYSLYNYHNIHPLQKARINFYKHWTDAYTPEQIIRFARFSAILFDHLSDIKRISEQIPSWLMYLLYDGLITTLPSYSKNKDKIERRENWSIQQLHQFLEIEQAGLGEKLLFAIFDRQNIFESYLHHFQYFTRLNGLLTYIQERIELFKQLPSLGLAPLGQIEQLNYIYRYPEFQLQLVDFIAMQALNTCKQVSKLATEILFNLPVELVQPQLQHFLTSSSAKERANATILLSRIISEPTILQQALANETNKTVIATLESALSRIETANAAKQQAELVIPSFEPLVDTPLPITARDVIHQNFDEFLTERKTLMEDELEKNQRYKRRQTYYQDRYKPLQTVTSKSLDNIFEYLNGKIERSVLLQEFDKNVDFDFLVTKNRLVNLPEFTLFHLLRINELLRGSNRNYCFEYIYNRYDIVKNFDLRQIADVIVKLNFYPEAEYAIALQFLTSDYYHDIYENEPYKLWAFFAENDFLIDQALGFAPPKVLNRLDKVSVIKILQLFPTIPTKYVAYLFELALGESKPVRYAAQHVLKRIPNIHNQVEQALSSSKFEARIAAANWLAELGQKSSIKALNVALKKEKRETVQAAILIALEKIGEDISQHLTPKKLLDDAQKGLKGKKAADFDWFDFNLIPTLTWQNGDKVDSQIIEWWICLAVKLKDPANPLLTIYNQLLSIESQRQLGEFILQSFIKQDTLNPSLEEAEGKAGLEANMRLRQYIADYKRYPDLYPHYKNITYEQVFEEIKKETLAIYLGTAIKAKGMLALTCGIEGQVAVSLLSSFMKNHYQRRAQIEAMLDPLANSDDPMIIQLLLSLARRYRTASIQEKARHLVERIAERLGWTTDELADRTISTAGLDDNGLLILDYGERTFIASLDDKFKWQLKNADGEKIKALPEARKSENAELVKEAKKQFSNSKKELNQLLTMQISRFYEAMCAERQWRVEDWQKYLQPHPIVGRLIQRLVWLELDNNGQIVNSFRPTEDGSLITNQDDEILLDQNHFITVAHSALLSSDDTAKWQAHLKDYKVNPLFEQFGALLSDMSKFKDGIIDDRLGWLTDSFTLRDVLKKLGYERDNSEDGGYFYSYYKYFNSLNIYINIEFSGSMLPEEKIPAVLYNLYFSNKKGFKDSAIALDKLPKVLLAEGYANYRAVANASSGFDPNWKDKLIW, from the coding sequence ATGAAAACAACTGAACAATTATCAATAAACTCAAATGGATCTAAACAGTTAATCAATACTATCTTTAAACCATTAAGTGAATTAGACAAATCTTTACCAGAACGGGTCACACAATATATCTTGCATGGTGATGAAATTGATGTGTTGGCCGATTTGGATAAACTATGTCAAAAGTCAGCTAATGTTGATAAAATTTATGAATTATTGCGAGGACCAGCTGACCTTTATAGTTTATATAATTATCACAATATTCATCCGTTGCAAAAAGCACGCATTAATTTTTATAAGCATTGGACGGATGCTTATACACCAGAACAAATCATTCGATTTGCCCGATTTTCTGCTATTTTATTTGATCATTTAAGTGATATTAAACGCATAAGCGAACAAATTCCTTCTTGGCTTATGTATTTGTTATATGATGGACTGATTACTACTTTACCCTCTTATAGCAAAAACAAAGATAAGATTGAGAGACGTGAAAATTGGTCAATCCAACAATTACATCAATTTCTTGAAATTGAACAAGCAGGATTAGGCGAAAAGTTACTGTTCGCAATTTTTGACCGTCAAAATATTTTTGAAAGTTATTTGCATCATTTTCAATATTTTACTCGGTTAAATGGGTTATTGACTTATATTCAAGAACGCATTGAATTATTCAAGCAACTTCCTTCACTCGGTTTAGCGCCTTTAGGACAGATAGAACAACTTAATTACATTTACCGATATCCAGAATTTCAGTTGCAACTGGTTGATTTCATTGCCATGCAGGCGTTAAATACTTGTAAACAGGTGAGTAAATTAGCCACAGAAATACTATTTAACTTACCAGTGGAGCTGGTTCAGCCCCAATTACAACACTTTTTAACTTCAAGCTCTGCTAAGGAGCGTGCTAATGCAACCATATTACTCTCCCGAATCATTTCTGAACCGACAATTTTACAGCAAGCTTTAGCTAATGAGACTAATAAAACAGTTATTGCTACCCTTGAAAGTGCTTTATCGAGAATAGAAACGGCCAATGCAGCCAAACAGCAAGCTGAGTTAGTTATTCCTAGTTTTGAACCACTTGTTGACACGCCATTGCCCATAACTGCTCGAGATGTTATACATCAAAATTTTGACGAGTTCCTTACTGAACGTAAAACATTGATGGAAGATGAGTTAGAGAAAAACCAAAGATATAAAAGACGACAAACCTATTATCAAGACCGTTATAAACCGTTACAAACGGTGACATCAAAGTCGTTGGATAATATCTTTGAATATTTGAATGGTAAAATCGAACGCTCAGTATTATTGCAAGAATTTGATAAGAATGTTGATTTTGACTTTTTAGTTACTAAAAATCGACTTGTAAATTTACCTGAATTTACTTTGTTTCACTTACTGCGAATCAATGAATTACTTAGAGGTTCCAATAGGAATTATTGTTTTGAATATATATACAATCGTTATGATATTGTAAAAAACTTCGATCTAAGACAGATAGCGGATGTCATAGTAAAACTCAATTTCTATCCAGAGGCTGAATATGCAATTGCTTTACAGTTTTTAACCAGTGATTATTATCATGATATTTATGAAAATGAACCCTATAAATTATGGGCTTTTTTTGCTGAAAATGATTTTTTAATTGATCAGGCATTAGGTTTCGCTCCTCCAAAAGTCCTTAATCGTTTAGATAAAGTTAGTGTCATAAAAATATTACAACTCTTTCCAACGATTCCAACGAAATATGTCGCTTATCTATTTGAATTAGCTTTAGGTGAAAGTAAGCCGGTACGTTATGCTGCGCAACATGTCTTAAAGCGGATCCCCAATATACATAATCAAGTTGAACAAGCTTTATCCTCTTCAAAATTCGAGGCGCGTATTGCCGCAGCTAATTGGTTGGCCGAGTTAGGACAAAAAAGCTCGATTAAAGCACTAAATGTTGCGCTAAAAAAAGAGAAACGCGAAACAGTCCAGGCAGCAATATTGATAGCGCTGGAAAAAATTGGTGAAGATATTAGTCAGCACTTAACCCCGAAAAAGTTATTAGATGATGCCCAAAAAGGTTTAAAAGGTAAAAAAGCGGCTGATTTTGATTGGTTTGATTTTAACTTAATACCAACGTTAACTTGGCAAAATGGTGATAAAGTTGATTCACAAATTATTGAGTGGTGGATCTGTTTAGCGGTCAAATTAAAAGATCCGGCTAATCCGCTGTTAACTATTTATAATCAATTACTAAGCATCGAAAGTCAGCGACAATTAGGCGAATTTATTTTACAAAGTTTCATTAAACAAGATACGCTAAATCCATCACTGGAAGAAGCAGAAGGCAAAGCTGGTTTAGAAGCTAATATGCGATTGCGGCAATATATTGCAGATTATAAACGTTATCCGGATCTTTATCCCCACTATAAAAATATTACTTATGAGCAGGTTTTTGAAGAAATCAAAAAAGAGACATTAGCAATCTATCTTGGCACAGCCATTAAAGCAAAAGGAATGTTAGCTTTAACTTGTGGTATTGAAGGCCAGGTTGCTGTGTCACTCTTAAGTAGTTTTATGAAAAATCATTACCAACGTCGAGCTCAAATTGAAGCAATGCTTGATCCACTGGCAAACAGTGATGATCCGATGATCATTCAACTATTACTATCATTAGCGCGTCGCTATCGTACGGCATCCATTCAAGAAAAAGCCAGACACTTGGTAGAACGTATTGCCGAGCGCTTAGGCTGGACTACTGATGAACTGGCCGATCGCACCATATCGACCGCAGGGTTAGATGATAATGGTCTGTTAATTCTTGATTACGGTGAGCGTACCTTTATTGCTAGTTTAGATGATAAATTTAAGTGGCAATTAAAAAATGCGGATGGAGAAAAGATCAAAGCATTACCAGAAGCACGTAAAAGCGAAAATGCTGAACTCGTCAAAGAAGCAAAAAAACAGTTCAGCAACAGTAAAAAAGAACTTAATCAATTACTCACTATGCAAATAAGCCGTTTTTATGAAGCCATGTGTGCCGAGCGTCAATGGCGAGTGGAAGATTGGCAAAAATATCTGCAACCACATCCAATTGTGGGACGATTGATTCAACGTTTAGTATGGTTGGAATTAGACAATAATGGTCAGATTGTCAATAGTTTTAGACCAACTGAGGATGGCAGTTTAATAACCAATCAAGATGACGAAATTTTACTTGATCAAAATCACTTTATTACCGTAGCCCATTCAGCGTTACTATCAAGTGATGATACGGCAAAATGGCAAGCGCATCTTAAAGATTACAAAGTAAATCCATTGTTTGAGCAGTTTGGTGCTCTATTATCCGATATGAGCAAATTTAAAGATGGTATTATTGATGATCGTTTAGGTTGGTTAACGGATAGTTTTACCTTACGTGATGTTTTAAAAAAATTGGGTTACGAGCGTGATAATTCTGAAGATGGCGGATATTTTTATAGTTACTATAAATACTTTAACAGTCTCAATATCTATATCAATATTGAATTCAGTGGCAGCATGCTACCTGAAGAAAAGATTCCAGCAGTACTCTATAACCTTTATTTCAGCAATAAAAAAGGCTTCAAAGATAGTGCAATCGCGCTTGATAAACTGCCAAAAGTGTTATTAGCCGAAGGTTATGCTAATTATAGGGCAGTTGCAAATGCTAGTAGTGGTTTTGATCCTAATTGGAAAGATAAATTAATATGGTAA
- a CDS encoding DUF4132 domain-containing protein translates to MKKIKQLLNKTLLSKQLITTIFNPLSELDKSLPKRIIQYILYGDEHDVLLDCGKLCHILSNHNSVYESLRTPSAFYHTHEFFFEHYPLEKAHIDFYKLWTDAYTPEQIIRFARVTTALFDYLHSNELITEQIPSWFIYLLYDGLITTLPTYCEEDNKNGIIGRENWSIQQLHQFLEIEQAGLGEKLLFAIFDRQNIRVDYCYKFQYFTQLNGLLSYIQDRIELFKQLPSLGLAPLGQAEQLKYIQRYPELQLQMVDFITIQALSTSKLVNQFATEILLNLPLELVQPQLQHFLDSGSVKERANATILLSRIISEPTILQQALANETNKTVIATIESALTRLESANVAKQQAHLVIPDFEPLIDTPLPITARDVIQQNFDEFIILHKALMENELEKNRENNTSWDYQKKRYKLLQTVTSKSLDNIFDYLNGKIDRSALFKELNEEIDFEFLFTKNRLANLPEFSLFHLFRMRRLINRQDNIFYFNRIYDNYDFVKNFDLRQIADVMVKINYTENIEYTIALPFVTSDYYHDIYENEPYKLWTFFAENDSLIDQVLGFAPIQNTEFYNRVDKVCAIKILQLFPTIPAKYVAYLFELALGESKQLRYAAQNALRQIPNIHSQIEQALSSTKQELRITAANWLAELGQKSSIKALNATLKKEKRETVQAAILAALEKIGEDISQHLTPKKLLADAQKGLKGKIPTELNWFDFNLIPTLTWQNGKAVDPQIIQWWICLAVKLKDPSHPLLIIYTRLLSPQSQRQLGEFILQSFINQDIRIPTLEEAESKASSEADKRLQQYIGYYQSDPEFYSNYKNITYEQVFEEIKNETLATYLGSAIKAKGMLALTSGIEGRVDVSLLRSFMKNHYQRRAQIEAMLEPLANSDDPMVIQLLLSLARRYRTASIQEKTRYLVESIAKRSGWTIDELADRTISTAGLDDNGLLILDYGERSFIASLDDKFKWQLKNADGEKIKALPEARKSENAELVKEAKKQFSNSKKELNQLLTMQISRFYEAMCAERQWRVEDWQKYLQPHPIVGRLIQRLVWLELDNNGEIVNSFRPTEDSSLITNQDEEILLDENNYITLAHSALLSSDDIAQWQAHLKDYKVNPLFEQFDALLPDMNKFKDGIIDDRLGWLTDSFTLRGILTKMGYERDNIEDGGCFFGYHKHFDSLNIYINIEFSGSMVPEENIPAVLYNLYFSNKKGFKDRAIALDKLPKVLLAEGYANYMAVANAGSGFDPNWKDKLIW, encoded by the coding sequence ATGAAAAAAATAAAACAATTATTAAATAAAACACTCTTATCCAAACAATTAATCACCACTATCTTTAATCCATTAAGTGAACTTGACAAATCTTTGCCAAAGCGGATCATACAATATATCTTGTATGGTGATGAACATGATGTGTTACTTGATTGTGGTAAATTATGTCACATACTAAGTAATCATAATAGCGTTTATGAATCATTACGAACCCCCTCTGCTTTTTATCATACACATGAATTCTTCTTCGAACATTATCCGTTAGAAAAAGCCCATATTGATTTTTATAAGCTTTGGACGGATGCTTATACACCAGAACAAATAATTCGATTTGCACGAGTTACAACCGCCTTATTTGATTATTTGCATTCTAATGAACTAATAACTGAACAAATTCCATCATGGTTTATCTATTTGTTATATGATGGATTGATTACTACGTTACCAACTTATTGTGAAGAAGATAACAAAAACGGAATTATTGGTCGTGAAAATTGGTCAATACAACAATTACATCAATTTCTTGAAATTGAACAAGCGGGATTAGGTGAAAAGTTGCTGTTCGCGATTTTTGACCGTCAAAATATTCGTGTCGATTATTGTTATAAGTTCCAATATTTTACTCAATTAAATGGATTATTGAGTTATATTCAAGATCGCATTGAATTATTTAAGCAACTTCCCTCACTGGGCTTGGCGCCTTTGGGACAGGCAGAACAACTTAAATACATTCAACGTTATCCAGAACTTCAGTTGCAAATGGTTGATTTTATTACAATCCAGGCGTTAAGTACTTCAAAACTGGTAAATCAGTTCGCTACTGAAATACTACTAAATTTACCACTAGAGCTGGTTCAGCCCCAATTACAACACTTTTTAGATTCTGGCTCTGTTAAAGAGCGCGCTAATGCAACAATATTGCTCTCTCGAATCATTTCTGAACCAACAATTTTACAACAGGCTTTAGCTAATGAGACTAATAAAACAGTTATTGCTACCATTGAAAGTGCTTTAACTCGATTAGAAAGTGCCAATGTAGCCAAACAGCAAGCTCATTTAGTTATTCCTGATTTTGAACCGCTTATTGACACTCCATTGCCCATAACTGCTCGAGATGTTATACAGCAAAATTTTGACGAGTTTATTATTCTACATAAAGCATTGATGGAAAATGAGCTAGAGAAAAACAGAGAAAATAATACATCATGGGATTATCAAAAAAAACGTTATAAATTGTTGCAAACGGTGACATCAAAGTCTCTGGATAATATCTTTGACTATTTGAATGGTAAAATCGATCGCTCAGCATTATTTAAAGAACTTAACGAGGAAATTGATTTTGAATTCTTATTTACTAAAAATCGATTAGCAAATTTACCTGAATTTTCTTTATTTCATTTATTTCGAATGAGACGATTAATCAATCGTCAAGATAATATTTTTTATTTTAATAGAATATACGACAACTATGATTTTGTTAAAAACTTCGATCTTAGACAAATTGCAGATGTAATGGTAAAAATCAATTATACTGAAAATATTGAATATACAATTGCTCTGCCGTTTGTAACCAGTGATTACTATCATGACATTTATGAAAATGAACCTTATAAATTATGGACTTTTTTTGCTGAAAATGACTCTTTAATTGATCAAGTATTAGGTTTTGCTCCTATACAAAACACTGAGTTTTATAATCGTGTTGATAAAGTTTGTGCCATAAAAATATTACAACTCTTTCCAACGATTCCGGCTAAATATGTCGCTTACCTGTTTGAATTAGCTTTAGGCGAAAGTAAGCAATTACGTTATGCCGCTCAAAATGCTTTAAGACAGATCCCCAATATACATAGTCAAATTGAACAAGCCTTATCTTCTACAAAACAAGAGCTACGTATTACCGCAGCTAATTGGTTGGCTGAGTTAGGACAAAAAAGCTCAATTAAAGCACTAAATGCTACGCTAAAAAAAGAGAAACGCGAAACAGTACAAGCAGCGATATTAGCTGCGCTCGAAAAAATAGGTGAAGATATCAGTCAGCACTTAACTCCGAAAAAGTTATTGGCTGATGCCCAAAAAGGTTTAAAAGGTAAAATACCAACCGAACTTAATTGGTTTGATTTTAACTTAATACCCACTTTGACTTGGCAAAATGGTAAAGCTGTTGATCCACAAATTATTCAGTGGTGGATTTGCTTAGCGGTCAAATTAAAAGATCCTAGTCATCCACTGTTAATCATTTATACTCGATTGTTAAGCCCCCAAAGTCAGCGACAATTAGGCGAATTTATTTTACAAAGTTTCATCAATCAAGATATCAGAATACCGACACTGGAAGAGGCAGAATCCAAAGCTAGTTCAGAGGCTGATAAACGGTTGCAACAATATATTGGATATTATCAAAGCGATCCGGAATTTTATTCTAACTATAAAAATATTACTTATGAGCAGGTTTTTGAAGAAATCAAAAATGAAACTTTAGCAACCTATCTTGGCTCAGCCATTAAAGCCAAAGGAATGTTAGCTTTAACTAGTGGTATTGAAGGCCGGGTTGATGTATCTCTCTTACGTTCGTTTATGAAAAATCATTATCAACGTCGCGCACAAATTGAAGCGATGCTTGAACCATTGGCAAACAGTGATGATCCTATGGTCATTCAACTATTATTATCATTAGCGCGTCGCTATCGTACGGCATCCATTCAAGAAAAGACCAGATATTTGGTCGAAAGCATTGCTAAGCGTTCTGGCTGGACTATTGATGAGCTAGCTGATCGCACCATATCGACCGCAGGGTTAGATGATAATGGCTTGTTAATTCTTGATTATGGTGAGCGTAGTTTTATTGCCAGTTTGGATGATAAATTTAAATGGCAATTAAAAAATGCTGATGGAGAAAAGATCAAAGCATTACCAGAAGCACGTAAAAGCGAAAATGCTGAACTCGTCAAAGAAGCAAAAAAACAGTTCAGCAACAGTAAAAAAGAACTTAATCAATTACTCACTATGCAAATAAGCCGTTTTTACGAAGCCATGTGTGCCGAGCGTCAATGGCGAGTGGAAGATTGGCAAAAATATCTGCAACCACACCCAATTGTAGGACGATTGATTCAACGTTTAGTGTGGTTGGAATTAGACAATAATGGTGAGATCGTCAATAGTTTTAGACCAACTGAGGATAGCAGTTTAATAACGAATCAAGATGAAGAAATTTTACTTGATGAAAATAACTATATTACACTTGCTCATTCAGCGTTACTATCAAGTGATGATATAGCTCAATGGCAAGCACATCTTAAAGATTACAAAGTAAATCCATTGTTTGAGCAGTTTGATGCTCTATTACCCGATATGAACAAATTTAAAGATGGCATTATTGATGACCGTTTAGGTTGGTTAACCGATAGTTTTACCCTACGTGGTATTTTAACGAAAATGGGTTACGAGCGTGACAATATTGAAGATGGCGGATGTTTTTTTGGTTACCATAAACACTTTGATAGTCTCAATATTTATATCAATATTGAATTCAGTGGCAGTATGGTACCTGAAGAAAATATTCCAGCTGTACTTTATAATCTTTATTTCAGCAATAAAAAAGGTTTCAAAGATAGAGCAATCGCGCTCGATAAACTACCAAAAGTATTATTAGCCGAAGGTTATGCTAATTATATGGCAGTTGCAAATGCTGGTAGTGGTTTTGATCCTAATTGGAAAGATAAATTAATATGGTAA
- a CDS encoding DUF4132 domain-containing protein yields the protein MNETEQLSSAQLINTIFEPLIEQDKSLPSRITQYILQGDELNVLIDFDKLCQIPGNANQIYELLRGPAGFSSFNIHPSLQARIDFYKIWTDAYTPEQIIRFARVVATLFEHLHFIECITEKLPKWFIYLLYDGLLTTLPRCELTTFPYYGKTKTFDKINERESWSMQQLHQFLEIEQEGLGENLLFAIFDRQNIFESSLRDFKYFTRLNGLLIYIQEHIELFKKLPSLGLALLGQLEQLKYIQRYPELQLQLVDFLAMQALNTSKQVSQLATEILLNLPLELIQPQLQHFLTSGSVKERSSAAVLLARIIADPVILQQALASETNKTVITTIENALSRLETANIAKQQPELVIPDFEPISDTPLPITARDILQQNFQEFLIECEKEAQEEIEANKKDGIQREYSQEIYRKQKKTTTEDLDNIFDYLNGKIDRSAIDKKISFRFLFIKQRLLNLPEFTMFHLVRMYKLHMGKSSNLWFNLLLLDDYEIIKKYDLRQIADVMVKLNFCPHVEYEIALSFLNRDYYHNIYENEPYKLWAFFAENDFLIDQTLGLAPLPTIQCTGYIDIDFDKICAIKILQLFPTIPAKYVAYLLESALGESKQLRYAAQNALRQIPNIHSQIEQALSSTKQELRITAANWLAELGQKSSIKALNATLKKEKRETVQAAILIALEKFGEDISQHLTPKKLLADAQKGLKGKKITDFDWFDFNLIPSLSWQNGKIIEPQIIEWWICLAVKLKDPANPLLTIYNRLLSAQSQQQLGEFILQSFINQDIRITTLEEAEAKASSEADMRLQKYIRYYQSSPEYYSEYKNITYEQVFEEIKNEKLATYLGSAIKAKGILALTCGIEGRVAVSLLRSFMKNHYQRRAQIEAMLEPLANSDDPMIIQLLLSLARRYRTASIQEKARHLVESIAHRSGWTIDELTDRTISTAGLDDNGLLILDYGERTFTASLDEQFKWQLKNADGENIKALPEARKSENPELVKEAKKQFSNSKKELSQLLTMQISRFYEAMCAQRQWRVDDWQKYLQPHPIVGRLIQRLVWLQLDNNGQIVNSFRPTEDGSLITNRDEEILLDQNHFITVAHSVLLASDDIAQWQTHLKDYRVNPLFEQFSDPLPDMSKFEAGVIDDRLGWLTDSFTLRSVLTKLGYGRDDIEFHGSFYGYHKYFSSLNIYINIEFSGSMVPEENIPVVLYYLYFSNKKGLKDSAIALDKLPKVLLAEGYANYMAVANAGSGFDPNWEDKSIW from the coding sequence ATGAACGAAACAGAACAATTATCATCTGCACAATTAATCAATACCATTTTTGAACCATTAATCGAACAAGATAAAAGCTTGCCATCTCGCATTACCCAATATATTTTACAGGGTGATGAACTAAATGTTCTGATCGATTTTGATAAATTATGTCAAATACCAGGTAATGCTAATCAAATTTATGAATTATTACGAGGTCCAGCTGGTTTTTCTTCTTTCAACATTCATCCGTCGTTACAAGCCCGTATTGATTTTTATAAGATTTGGACTGATGCTTATACACCAGAACAAATAATTCGATTTGCTCGAGTTGTAGCCACTTTATTTGAACATCTACATTTCATTGAATGTATAACCGAGAAACTGCCAAAATGGTTTATCTATTTGTTATATGATGGATTACTTACTACATTACCACGTTGTGAACTTACTACATTCCCATATTATGGTAAAACCAAAACCTTTGACAAAATTAATGAGCGTGAAAGTTGGTCAATGCAACAATTACATCAATTTCTTGAAATTGAACAAGAAGGATTAGGCGAAAACTTGTTGTTTGCGATTTTTGACCGTCAAAATATTTTTGAAAGTTCTTTGCGTGATTTTAAATATTTTACTCGGTTAAATGGGTTATTGATTTATATTCAAGAACACATTGAACTATTTAAGAAACTTCCCTCGCTCGGTTTAGCGCTTTTGGGACAGCTAGAACAACTTAAATACATTCAAAGATATCCAGAACTCCAGTTGCAATTGGTTGATTTTCTTGCCATGCAGGCGTTAAATACTTCCAAACAGGTGAGCCAATTAGCTACAGAAATACTACTAAATTTACCACTAGAGTTGATTCAACCACAATTACAACACTTTTTAACTTCAGGTTCGGTTAAAGAGCGCAGTAGTGCTGCTGTATTGCTAGCTAGAATTATTGCCGATCCTGTAATTTTACAGCAAGCATTAGCGAGCGAAACTAATAAAACGGTTATTACTACCATAGAAAACGCCTTATCAAGATTAGAAACTGCCAATATAGCCAAACAGCAACCTGAGCTAGTTATTCCCGATTTTGAACCAATCAGTGATACGCCATTACCAATAACAGCTCGAGATATTTTGCAGCAAAATTTTCAAGAATTTTTGATTGAATGTGAAAAAGAAGCGCAAGAAGAGATAGAAGCTAATAAAAAAGATGGTATTCAAAGGGAATACTCACAAGAAATATATCGCAAACAGAAAAAAACTACAACTGAGGATCTTGATAATATATTTGATTATTTGAATGGTAAAATTGATCGTTCAGCAATTGATAAGAAAATTAGTTTTCGCTTTTTATTTATTAAACAGCGACTATTAAATTTACCTGAATTTACTATGTTTCATTTAGTCCGAATGTACAAGCTACATATGGGTAAAAGTAGTAATTTATGGTTTAATTTATTATTATTGGATGATTATGAAATTATTAAAAAATACGACCTTAGACAAATTGCCGATGTCATGGTCAAACTCAATTTCTGTCCTCATGTTGAATATGAAATTGCGCTATCGTTTTTAAATCGCGATTATTATCATAATATTTATGAAAATGAACCCTATAAATTATGGGCTTTTTTTGCTGAAAATGACTTTTTAATTGATCAAACATTAGGTTTGGCTCCTTTACCAACCATTCAGTGTACTGGTTATATTGATATTGATTTTGATAAAATTTGTGCTATAAAAATATTACAACTGTTTCCAACGATTCCAGCTAAATATGTCGCTTACCTGTTAGAATCAGCTTTAGGCGAAAGTAAACAATTACGTTATGCCGCTCAAAATGCCTTAAGACAGATCCCCAATATACATAGTCAAATTGAACAAGCCTTATCTTCTACAAAACAAGAGCTACGTATTACCGCAGCTAATTGGTTGGCCGAGTTAGGACAAAAAAGCTCAATTAAAGCACTAAATGCTACGCTAAAAAAAGAGAAACGCGAAACAGTTCAAGCGGCAATATTGATTGCGCTGGAAAAATTTGGTGAAGACATTAGTCAGCACTTAACGCCGAAAAAGTTATTGGCTGATGCCCAAAAAGGCTTAAAAGGGAAAAAAATAACTGATTTTGATTGGTTTGATTTTAACTTAATACCATCTTTGAGCTGGCAAAATGGTAAAATAATTGAACCACAAATTATTGAGTGGTGGATCTGTTTAGCGGTCAAATTAAAAGATCCGGCTAATCCGCTGTTAACTATTTATAATCGATTATTAAGTGCTCAAAGTCAGCAACAATTAGGCGAATTTATTTTACAAAGTTTCATTAATCAAGATATCCGAATAACGACATTAGAAGAGGCGGAAGCCAAAGCCAGTTCAGAAGCTGATATGCGATTGCAAAAATATATAAGATATTACCAAAGCTCACCAGAATATTATTCTGAATATAAAAATATTACTTATGAACAGGTTTTTGAAGAAATCAAAAATGAAAAATTAGCAACCTATCTTGGCTCGGCCATTAAAGCCAAAGGGATATTAGCGTTAACCTGTGGTATTGAAGGCCGGGTTGCTGTATCTCTCTTACGTTCGTTTATGAAAAATCATTATCAACGTCGAGCTCAAATTGAAGCGATGCTTGAACCATTGGCAAACAGTGATGATCCTATGATCATTCAATTATTATTATCATTAGCTCGTCGCTATCGTACGGCATCCATTCAAGAAAAGGCCAGACACTTGGTGGAAAGCATTGCCCATCGCTCAGGCTGGACTATTGATGAACTAACTGATCGCACCATATCGACCGCAGGGTTAGATGATAATGGTTTGCTAATTCTTGACTACGGTGAGCGTACTTTTACTGCTAGTTTGGATGAGCAATTTAAATGGCAATTAAAGAATGCTGATGGAGAAAACATCAAAGCATTACCTGAAGCACGTAAAAGTGAAAATCCTGAACTCGTTAAAGAGGCAAAAAAACAGTTTAGTAACAGTAAAAAAGAGCTTAGCCAATTGCTCACTATGCAAATTAGCCGTTTTTACGAAGCCATGTGTGCCCAGCGTCAATGGCGAGTAGACGATTGGCAAAAATATCTGCAACCACATCCAATTGTGGGACGATTAATTCAACGTTTAGTTTGGTTACAATTAGACAATAATGGCCAGATTGTCAATAGCTTTAGACCAACTGAGGATGGCAGTTTAATAACGAATCGAGATGAAGAAATCTTACTTGATCAAAATCACTTTATTACCGTTGCCCATTCAGTGTTACTAGCGAGTGATGATATAGCACAATGGCAAACGCATCTTAAAGATTACAGAGTAAATCCATTGTTTGAGCAGTTTAGTGATCCATTACCGGATATGAGCAAATTTGAAGCTGGCGTTATTGATGATCGTTTAGGCTGGTTGACCGATAGTTTTACTCTACGTAGTGTTTTAACAAAATTAGGTTATGGGCGCGATGATATTGAATTTCACGGAAGTTTTTATGGTTATCATAAATACTTTAGTAGCCTAAATATTTATATCAATATTGAATTCAGTGGCAGCATGGTGCCCGAAGAAAATATTCCGGTAGTACTCTATTATCTTTATTTTAGTAATAAAAAGGGTTTAAAAGATAGCGCAATTGCACTTGATAAACTACCAAAAGTGTTATTAGCCGAAGGTTATGCTAATTATATGGCAGTTGCAAATGCCGGTAGTGGTTTTGATCCTAATTGGGAAGATAAATCAATATGGTAA